DNA from Daucus carota subsp. sativus chromosome 1, DH1 v3.0, whole genome shotgun sequence:
gttcaatattatttttttaatttatttattttttgaaaaaatctggataaaaaatattttgattggacaattttaaatttttttataagacAAAAAAATAGATATTGAGGCCTGACCAAAATAGATTATAACAGTAATATAAACACTAAGCTTGGAAATACAAATTACCATaaaatttaaacgtcaaacttttatttagatgaaaaagtttttgaaagaaaaccattatgaaactatactttatgaaAGCCAAAAACTGTGTTAAAAAGTAACCTAAAAAACCCGGCAGATATGGCTCACATTCAACGATCAAAACGTTCCAGTCTTAGTTTCATCACAGACCAGACATATTCTCATTCGGTGGGGTTAGAgctggatttgatttttaacgAATGCAATTTAAAAGTTCAAGGTTTATTTCCAtttcttttgaataataaaaaaaatacaaataatacaGGTTTTTGGAATCATTCAACTGTGTCTCTCCAACACTTGGTTAATTTGCTTTTAAGATAAAGTTTGGACATCAATCCATAAGAAATAACCAGGAAGTGCCAATTCTTACAAAACTAGTTAAAGAAAGAAATCTCCAGACTAATAAAGGCAACTAATCCGGAACTTCAAAGTGCACCTACACGATAGCATTTGCTGCACTTGCAATTCTTGGCCAAAGATCAGCACACTCTTTCCCAATTGGACCCGTAATAGCAGATCCTACAAGCATAGAACAAAaccattaataatattataaacaatATCTTTGTCTAGTAAAGGGGCACAAACaatttaatactaaaatatccCTGTTTTTATAAGGATCAGTTGAGAACACAAGCATGTCTGCATGTACAGTCCTAATCACTCTAAATTAGACATGGAACTTTTAAATGAAGCAATAAAAAACTAATCTGTCAATTTTATCTCAAACTTGCGTGGTTTGGAAATATAAACAGAGAATAAACACCAAATGGACAAAATTTTCATACTAGTCGGatcaatcaatatattatattaaactaaaCAGTGTGGATGAGAGATAATATTCCTTTCAATACTTGGCTTTACTGCTACACCACTGCTGTAGGCACATGTAAAcgttttttgtttaattaaccATTTTATTTACTTTCAACAATGTCCACCTTTTAATAACTCTAGTGGCCACTTGGAGGCACTTATTCAAGCCGTTGGACGTTGGTTATCTGATATATAGGGTTGCAATTTATGAGGGGCATTAATAACTATGTCATCTAGAAAATTACATGGAGCCACAAGCATTGCAGCAATccaaattaatgtaaaaaaataaatcatataaacagCTTCATGACAAAATGGGTGGCTGatcatttgattaatttaaatgaGACTGCTAGAGAATGATTAAAGTATACCTTTCATTTCCCCCTTCGGATTCACAATGACGCCGGCATTGTCTGCATAcacacagaaagagattaaccaCTAAAATAAGCTAACCAGCATGAATgatgaaaaaagaaaaacaaaaagaaattatacACCTTAAGCACTGAAAAAGAGTTTTTGTAGTGTAACAAAAATGGAGTTTCTGTAGTTCAGTAGGATcactgaaaaaatatattaatagcaAATGTAGCACCATCAAATTCGAtaaattttcaaacaaaaaaagaaagcACAGCAGGTTTGCATTAACTATATTTGTGCAAacaggaaaaagaaaaggacgCCATCAAAACATAGGAGAAGATAAAGGTACTCCAATAAACATATAAACCAAGTACTAAACAAAATAATGAGCAAATTTTCGCTGTAAAAAAGGAAAAGTGTACAGCAGATAAGTAAAACATTGACATGAAAGAACATTACAATggtcatttttatatttgaaaagcaACACAGAGTATAGTAAGGTGCAATCAAACTGCCCAAAATAACAAAAGAACATAGTTCTACTAAAAACTGATGCATTGCAAATGAATAAACTCAAACCAGTAAAATATTACAAGAAccaatcatataaatatatgatttaaaaagAATCCTGCTTCTCTGGACTAAAAGCCATAGATCAAAGTGTAACTGTAATGTTTATTTTCCAAGACAAAAAATTCCTCACAGGAAAGTTGATTACACAACACCAAGCCACTTCAGTCGTTATAAGGGGTATATGTATCAGCACATAGGTAATAGTAATACGGTATCATAAAAGAACAGCATGATGTTATAAACTCACTCATCTTATCTTATGCATCTTCATAAAAGACGACCCATGACAAAGTATGATATGAGCTGATagatgttttttaaaatttataaataaacacTGTAGAAAACTGTAAGGTGTAAACAGACCTCAGAATCTCGGATTACAAAAATGGTGAATGTACCAGCAGACAGGTAACACAATGACATAAGGGAACATTATGCTGTTATAAACTGGTTTTGCTTGATTTATGCTTCTAATTGTATAAGACCAAGAATAACAGATCATATCATGGTCACTTTCAATATTAAGAAGCAACAAAAAAAGAGCAAGTAGAAAGAACTTCACATTTTAGAAAAGGAAATTGCAGTTTTATTGCACAGAAAAGTGACATCCAAATTAAATTAGTTTGCATTGCAAcaagatgaaaataaaaatagtactttataaattaaattaaattaggtAGTCAAGTTTAAGGAAACAAAATTTTACTGTTAAAACTAGTTTGCTGAAGCCTGTACAAGGCATCAGGCACCACCCAATAAAATGAATATTACATTCCCAGTGAAACAAATTCTAATTATATTTAACTACGTATCAAAGCATAAAACACGATAGCATacacattactccctccgtcccattttagttgtcacatttctatttttgtgggtcaaattgactaatctttgactagagattataaatcattctttcattattttaaaaaattgaaaattacatcttaaagtagattaaaagttatttcagtgacatatttttttattttttaaattgataaaatattaataaatctcgGTCAatttttggtcaatttgaccggcacaaaaccaaaggtgacaactaaaacgggaaggagggagtaaaaATTATAACATTACCAGATCAGCAATCTGTTATAAACTTATTTGTCTTTAAATATGCTTCAAATCTCCAATAACTAGGATACAATATAGTAATGGTCCTTTTCTGGTTTTATAAACCTATGAGAATAGAAAGGCATATACAAAACCAAGGGGTAAATGTGCCAGCAGACAGGTAACACAATGACATAAAAGAACATCATGCTGTTATAAACTGGTTTGTTTAATTTATGCTTCTTATCATATAAGACTACCAATAACGTAATATATGATGGTCATTTCTATTTAAGAGGCAACCCAAATAACAGCAGAAACAACCCaagtaaaatttcaaacaacacaACATAACAGCGAAATCGACCCAATTAAAATTCATTTGCCACAGCCAGATGAACACAATTCTGATATAACCAGCCTAAACCAATTTACTAATCCTATACATCGACTGTAATCTTAAAGAAACCAATTTACATTTCTAATAAAAATAGCAAGCacaatttacatatataactaACAGTCAAATACACTAACCATCACAATTGACCGAGACAAGTTCGAAAAAATCATTATACCTTCAAAATACATGAAAACACCGTCCTTTCGACGCCACGGCTTGCGTTGCCTGACGATAACAGCAGGCATAACCTTCTTCCTCAAATCAGGCTTCCCTTTCTTGACAGTAGCCATAACCATATCACCAACACAAGCCGAAGGCAATCGATTGAGGCGTCCTTTAATTCCTTTCACTGAAATGATGTAGAGGTTCTTGGCTCCGGTATTGTCGGCGCAATTCACGGTGGCGGCGACGGGGAGACCGAGCGACATCCGGAACTTGTTTCCGGCGGAGCCTCCGCGACCTGAGGGAATTGAAAgagattattaataaaaatgatgAAATTAGAGGCGGGGAGATTGTTAATTGAATGTTTGTACCTCGCTTCGACATCTTGATTGATCAGTTATCTCTCTCTCTGAATCTCTCTGGATCTCTCCCTGAGGCGCTGTTGATGAGGCGAGGAGGAGTTTATATGGAGTGATCGGGCTTGTCTAGGGTTTAAGTGTTGTCAAAACGACACCGTAAGTTTCACTTTCCTGAGGGGTAATTTGGTCACTATCTGCATACAATAAAtagattaaattaaaattctgaAAGTCATATAAAATAGAATTAAGCCTCCACCAACTCACATAAAAATTCCTTagttaaaaatgaattttggtaaattaaaaataacaatataatttcgtcaaaaaaataacaatataatgatgtaatgaaATATCATATTTCAACCATACTCTTGtgcatttataattttagttaaattattatgaataattatatttgtcaaaCAATTATAAATCTACAACATATGTTACATAATCAATTATAGTATTaaaataacatgttttatttataacaatatgaaataatttgaaatgtAGTCGATTAATACAATCACTACTGTCAAAGTATAATATGTTATacattcagcaaattttacgtaGTATCTTACGCATCCAATTCAGCCGTTCAGATAACCAATTCCATTGAATACTTTCACGTAATTCTACCATTATTATAGTGTATTTTGAGTTTTGtagaattcaatttttaatgtgTGTTAGATTCATGAACAAATCAATGGGttatgtataaatttaattcatTTGAAGTTCGTATATAATGTTCGTGGAATATATGATTACGGTGTTTCTAGTGTGTATCcgtgggcacatgctaagcgctaaaatttataaatttgactcatTTTTATTGGCTATCATGtgttaataatgatggacccctGCATGTGcaatcaccacaccaattaaaatcttTCCAAACATATAaaacgggttaattatctagttggtcactgaagtgggcttaatatttcaagttagtcactgaactgaaaacaTATCAAGATGttcactaaagtcaccataaatatcaaacaagtatctcGAAATATGACCTCACgcattaaaaatatgatttatagagttttatacattattcttaaatgttaccacaaccaactaaaaggttatgatttctagtatttatgataatatatttagattttatcgagtttatttattatttatttttaattaaaacaaagaaaataactagataataaaaataaataataaataaactcgataaaatgtaaatatataatcataaatagTAGAAGTCATACCCTTTTAGTTGGTTTTGacaacaattaaaaataatgtgtaaaactctataaattatattattaatgtttgaactcatatttcgaagtacttatttgatatttacggtgacttcagtgaccatcttgatatcgTTTTCAGTTCAGTAACCAACTTAAttcattaagcccacttcagtgaccaacttgataattaaccccataTAAAACTTCGCGCTTCGCGCTTAACATGTGACTATGGACACAAACTATATGATTATCATGTATTTACATGAAATGCAACTTTTTAGAATAACATTTGACAAATTGAGCGAGTAAACgagtagtatttttttttttttctgctaaATAAACGAGTAGTATCTTGTAATGAGTGGTACTAGACTACTCTTGACTTGGCAAAGGCAAAAACACCAAAATGCTTAACTCCTCGTTCATAGGCTCCTCACTCCCTACCACCACTACTTTTTACTCGAAACCCACCAAAACCCACAAACACCACCCTACAATAACCTCTCTCAACCGCCCACCACCACCAcaaaaccctaaccctagcCCTAATTTCATAACCACAATCTCTAAATTCTTATGGGGCCCATCTCTTCCACCTCAACTCCTCATCTCCACCGTACGTTCCACTTGGTCCACGACATGGCAAATCATGATGTCCCAGCTCGCCCCGTCCGACCCATCTGGCAGTTATACCCGACCCACTTCCCAATTTCGCGCCAAACCTGGGAACCAATTTTCCCGCCAAAACTTCAAGAATCTCCATCTCTATGTTGGCTTGCCTTGCCCTTGGGCTCACAGGACCCTCATGGTCAGGGCTCTGAAGGGTCTCCAAGAATCAATCCCGGTGTCGATTGCGGCCCCGGGACTCGATGGTTCTTGGATTTTCTTGAATAGTGGAACCCGGGACAAGGACAGGCTTGTCCCGGGCTCGGATAACGTGAATGGGTGTAGGAGTCTTAGGGAGGTTTATAAGCTCAGGGCAGGCGGTTATAGTGGCAGGTCAACTGTTCCGATGCTTTGGGATGTCGATAAGAAAGATGTAGTGTGTAATGAGAGTTATGATATTATCGAATTGCTCAATGCAAGCTTTAATGACATTGCCTTGAATCCTGATTTGGACCTTTCGCCTCCGGAATTGAAGAAAGATATAGAGAAGTGGAATGCCATTATCTACCCGAATATCAACAACGGTGTTTATAGGTAATGTAGTatactaaaaattaaattattactgTCTTTACTTGGCTTGCTTTAATATACTCTGGATATTATGCATTCACGGTGTTATAGATTGGTTATGTGGGTTGATTAATGATCCAATTTTTCTGGTCTCTCCTTAGCTTGCAtcacattttttaaatttatatgtagGGAATGGTGTTGTAGGTGATGTGTGAATTTGAAAGTTTTAACTCTTTGCTAAATTCATTCTGATCTAATGTGCTTCTAATGTTGTGTAATGTATGTTGTAGGTGTGGGTTTGCACAGAGTCAGGAAGCGTATGATAAAGCAGTAAATCAGTTGTTTGACGCATTGGATCTGATAGATAATCATTTGGGCACTTCACGGTATCTATGCGGCGATAGGCTTACACTCTCTGATGTATGCCTCTTTACCACGTTGATTCGGTTTGATATTGTATACAATGTTTTGTTCAAGTGCACAAAGAAGAAGCTTGTTGAATATCCCAACCTTCATGGCTATATGAGAGATATATACCAGGTATTAACATTTTGTGGTATGTTGTGGAATTGTTTATCTGTGTGTGTATGTGAGAGACAGAGGGTGAGGGGGATGAAATGGGAAACTTTATtgcttatattttttgaatttagttTCTATTACTTTCTCTATGATCACCAAGTGTTGTTATAGTTTTACCCAATTGGAAACAAAGATCAGCTGAAAGGAAAAAGATTCTTGGTTTCTTAGTTGATACTTGgtagtttttagtttctaggttATCATTGCCAATAATTTGGCGTATGTtccttatttaattattttggcaTCTGTccattaatttttttagaaaatatccTTGCAATTTGATCTGTTATTGCTTAGTGGGACTACCAAGTTTCAGCTTTTAATCTAGTAATAACGAAAGCTTTAAATGTCTTGTTCTTCAACAGATTCCAGAGGTTGCAACAACTTGCAATCTTGAAGCAGTAATGGATGGTTACTACAAGTTTCTTTTTCCATTGAATCCAGGCAACATTCGACCTATAATGCCTGGTGGTTGCGAGCCTGATGCCCTCTTGAGACCTCACAACAGAGAAACACTTTCCGTGCCAGAAGGTGTTCAGGTCTACATTACATAAAAGCCAACTCTCTTATGTTTTGCACTTTTTTTTACTGTGTAGTAGATTTATAAACCTGAGTCATAATAAATGTAGTGCATTTCTTGTATATTTTGTCCACAGTAGTGAGTTTGAACTGAATATATTTATCTATGAGCTAGGACTGAGTTGACAACTTGACATTGATAAAATAATGTGAAAGAAAGTGAAGAATGAGTATGAAGGTGAAGCCTGTGTAGTTCTATATTGCATGCTTTGGATAGATGATTAACAGCATTGATGTTGTGTTAAAGACAAATTTATTACCAAATTTTGAtaagtgtttttgatttttttttttctatgtaaaaaacttgtaacAAAAACTAGTTAGGAAATACTTGGTCCCGGCGGGGCTCGAACCCGCGACCTTCGGCTCATAAGACCAACGCTCTAACCAACTGAGCTACGGGACCTTTTTGTTGAGCTTTAattgacaatttaaataatGAAACACCAAATATGATTTCTGTAGACAGCCAGCATCAAGATACAGATGCTCCAACATTCCTACTGTCTTCCTTGAAATTTGTTTGTGTCAAATGCTCAGCTGGGTTAGTTAGATGAGTTAAGTTTTGGAAGTCGCGAGTATTTGAAAGAGATGGTCAGTTCTCTATTCCTGCTTCGTTTCTTGAAACTTTGATCTATATGAATTGCGTATATTTAAAACTTGATAGATCATTTTGTGTATCGATAGCGAGTACGGTGGCAGCCCGGACCATAAGGGGGAACCATTGTCTAGTGATCTTGTATTGTTAGTTAGTGCTCTGGCTCTGTATCTGGGCACATGTTCAGGCACTAATGGCCCTATCAATTTGTAGTTTGAATGCCCCTTTTAATTGTTGCCGCcacatttttttgaaatatcggCAAGGGCAAGTTATCAAGGACATCCCCAGCTGCGGCTGACTTATTCTTATATTACatagcccccccccccccccccaagtaATTGAGTTCCGGCCCCTTTTACTAGTGTAGCATCTTCCTTCTATTAGTAAGCAACTCTTGTCCAGGAAATGTGTTGATGTGCAGCTTTGATAGTACTTCATAATGCTGAAGCAAACACTAAACAGATCCTTGTCAAACTGAATACCGAAGGAGATGAATTAGCCATTAAACAGAAACAAGCATGGGATGAAGAGATGAAGGCCTGCGGATATTCCTAATGTTTATTTTTACAGTGTTATTGCTCGATTTGATTTCTAGTCTTGAACAggagtattatatattttcgagtcaagaaaataaatttgtgtCTGACGGTGTGAGTTTCATCAAATTGTGAATTATTGGTCTAGTTATTATTTTGGTGTTATCAGTTCGATTTGATTTCCAATGCAAGTAGATTTTCATATCCTTGAAATAGATATAATCTCGTAATATTGCAATTTATATCCCTAcccatataattttaaaaaatattagaaaatatgtcAAACTATCATAATAGTGAGTTCTGACTGTCTACACGAGATTGTGTAATAATAAAATCTGCATCATATCTACTTCCCAACCAAAAAATCTTACTTATTTACATATTCATATCTTAAGATTTGATCATTAAGAGATTTTCATCATTAAGCCAAAGAGTAATGCTAAGTACTGACTATAAAAAGAGTACACACTTCATGTATGATGGCATTGTTATCAATTCTTTCATTATCTATAAAATGACTAGCAAAATCACTTGTTCATTGGCTATTCTTTGCCTTATATTTTTCACTCATCTACAGTGTAAGTACATGTGTAAATATACTAAATTTTCTACATTAGTCTTACATGTATTTTTCTTGCCAcgatagaaaaataaataagagtaaAGGATTGATAcatataaatgaatatatttggGATTTGAGAAATTATTTTTGTTCACCGAGATtattcatttataaatattaaaacaaactATCTTTATATTCATCCTATTAAGAcccgaaaaaaatatttatcaacgGAATTATCAacttatcaaaattaaatacacggtttatattatacaaaaattattagTTTGTTGATATTATTCATTTATTGAGGATCTGGTGTAATTTAATTTGTGGATATGAATAACAGGCATGCAGGTGAAGGGAGATGGGCCATATCCCCCAAGATGCAATCCAGAAACAATATGCGACAATGGACATGGAGTCAAAGTTTTGTGTTACTGCTGTTATGGTTACCTTTCTAAGATTTGTTATATGCAATTTGATATGTGTGATCAAAAGTGTAATCAGCCACCTGTCATTAGTTCAAATCCATGATTTTTGTACAATGTAATCCACATTTCTTTTGtaatctcattttttttcaatGGAACTATCATTTTAGAATTACTAGTTTTACGATGGTATTACTGtcgtttaaaaaaatattgttaggATTTAGGAAGGCTGAGATCCTGTGTACAATAA
Protein-coding regions in this window:
- the LOC108196686 gene encoding large ribosomal subunit protein uL14; this translates as MSKRGRGGSAGNKFRMSLGLPVAATVNCADNTGAKNLYIISVKGIKGRLNRLPSACVGDMVMATVKKGKPDLRKKVMPAVIVRQRKPWRRKDGVFMYFEDNAGVIVNPKGEMKGSAITGPIGKECADLWPRIASAANAIV
- the LOC108207172 gene encoding uncharacterized protein LOC108207172 isoform X2 — translated: MLNSSFIGSSLPTTTTFYSKPTKTHKHHPTITSLNRPPPPQNPNPSPNFITTISKFLWGPSLPPQLLISTVRSTWSTTWQIMMSQLAPSDPSGSYTRPTSQFRAKPGNQFSRQNFKNLHLYVGLPCPWAHRTLMVRALKGLQESIPVSIAAPGLDGSWIFLNSGTRDKDRLVPGSDNVNGCRSLREVYKLRAGGYSGRSTVPMLWDVDKKDVVCNESYDIIELLNASFNDIALNPDLDLSPPELKKDIEKWNAIIYPNINNGVYRCGFAQSQEAYDKAVNQLFDALDLIDNHLGTSRYLCGDRLTLSDVCLFTTLIRFDIVYNVLFKCTKKKLVEYPNLHGYMRDIYQIPEVATTCNLEAVMDGYYKFLFPLNPGNIRPIMPGGCEPDALLRPHNRETLSVPEGVQACR
- the LOC108207172 gene encoding uncharacterized protein LOC108207172 isoform X1, translated to MLNSSFIGSSLPTTTTFYSKPTKTHKHHPTITSLNRPPPPQNPNPSPNFITTISKFLWGPSLPPQLLISTVRSTWSTTWQIMMSQLAPSDPSGSYTRPTSQFRAKPGNQFSRQNFKNLHLYVGLPCPWAHRTLMVRALKGLQESIPVSIAAPGLDGSWIFLNSGTRDKDRLVPGSDNVNGCRSLREVYKLRAGGYSGRSTVPMLWDVDKKDVVCNESYDIIELLNASFNDIALNPDLDLSPPELKKDIEKWNAIIYPNINNGVYRCGFAQSQEAYDKAVNQLFDALDLIDNHLGTSRYLCGDRLTLSDVCLFTTLIRFDIVYNVLFKCTKKKLVEYPNLHGYMRDIYQIPEVATTCNLEAVMDGYYKFLFPLNPGNIRPIMPGGCEPDALLRPHNRETLSVPEGVQILVKLNTEGDELAIKQKQAWDEEMKACGYS
- the LOC108207172 gene encoding uncharacterized protein LOC108207172 isoform X3, with product MLNSSFIGSSLPTTTTFYSKPTKTHKHHPTITSLNRPPPPQNPNPSPNFITTISKFLWGPSLPPQLLISTVRSTWSTTWQIMMSQLAPSDPSGSYTRPTSQFRAKPGNQFSRQNFKNLHLYVGLPCPWAHRTLMVRALKGLQESIPVSIAAPGLDGSWIFLNSGTRDKDRLVPGSDNVNGCRSLREVYKLRAGGYSGRSTVPMLWDVDKKDVVCNESYDIIELLNASFNDIALNPDLDLSPPELKKDIEKWNAIIYPNINNGVYRCGFAQSQEAYDKAVNQLFDALDLIDNHLGTSRYLCGDRLTLSDVCLFTTLIRFDIVYNVLFKCTKKKLVEYPNLHGYMRDIYQIPEVATTCNLEAVMDGYYKFLFPLNPGNIRPIMPGGCEPDALLRPHNRETLSVPEGVQL